A DNA window from Acidimicrobiales bacterium contains the following coding sequences:
- a CDS encoding HupE/UreJ family protein → MVKRQALALLGLLMTAVSVLVFAPAAGAHDADEAYVYLSVSESSLSGRVELAFVDVEQVFGIDLEGRGDVVLERVNESLEELIAYTDQHLQIGAEGRQWQIEFGEASLLFPNNTPDFNYVQLAFEVVVPEASVPRDLEVTFDPFFDEVPDRVGLLLIENDWAAGTFDNESEALVAFDRSNRSRDVDLGDTSNWSNFTASTQLGLDHIRTGPDHIFFILVLLLPSVLVFGATWQPGHGFGSALWRVLKIATMFTIAHSITFTLAGLDILPLPPSRFVESLIALSIAVAALHNLHPIAANREWLIAFAFGLFHGMGFAGLVSGLDVSRSTQLVSLLGRNVGIEFGQAVIILLVFPGLFLLRRTSYYRPFFLAGSIVLATVSSIWTIERVFATDFGINDYVDAAIEWPRVLVLIAAFTAVAAILHQRERAAGRLLAVASQRPDEAELELATI, encoded by the coding sequence ATGGTTAAGCGTCAAGCTCTGGCCCTACTGGGTCTGTTGATGACCGCTGTCTCGGTGCTGGTGTTTGCACCGGCAGCGGGCGCTCACGACGCCGACGAGGCCTACGTGTACCTGAGCGTGTCCGAGTCGAGCCTGTCTGGTCGAGTCGAGCTCGCGTTCGTCGACGTGGAGCAGGTGTTCGGGATCGATCTCGAGGGCCGCGGCGATGTGGTTCTCGAACGAGTCAACGAAAGTCTCGAAGAACTCATCGCCTACACAGATCAGCATCTCCAGATCGGTGCTGAGGGGCGGCAGTGGCAGATCGAGTTCGGCGAGGCCTCGCTGCTGTTCCCCAACAACACCCCAGACTTCAACTACGTCCAGTTGGCCTTCGAGGTCGTGGTCCCCGAAGCGTCGGTGCCTCGCGACCTCGAAGTCACCTTCGACCCCTTCTTCGATGAGGTACCCGACAGGGTCGGATTGCTCCTGATCGAGAACGACTGGGCCGCTGGAACCTTCGACAACGAGTCCGAGGCCCTGGTCGCCTTCGACAGGTCGAACCGCAGTCGAGATGTCGACCTCGGCGACACCAGCAACTGGTCGAACTTCACGGCGAGCACCCAACTGGGGCTCGATCACATCCGCACGGGTCCAGACCACATCTTCTTCATTCTCGTGTTGCTGCTGCCCTCGGTCCTGGTGTTCGGCGCAACGTGGCAGCCTGGGCACGGCTTTGGGTCTGCCCTGTGGCGAGTTCTGAAGATCGCCACCATGTTCACGATCGCCCACTCGATCACCTTCACTTTGGCGGGTCTCGATATCTTGCCCTTGCCTCCTTCTCGCTTTGTGGAGTCCCTGATCGCGCTGTCGATCGCTGTGGCGGCGCTGCACAACCTCCATCCGATCGCAGCAAACCGCGAATGGTTGATCGCCTTTGCGTTCGGGCTCTTCCACGGCATGGGCTTCGCGGGTCTCGTTTCTGGCCTCGACGTCAGTCGCTCGACCCAGCTCGTATCGCTCCTGGGCCGCAACGTGGGCATCGAGTTCGGCCAGGCGGTCATCATCTTGCTGGTGTTCCCCGGCCTGTTCCTGCTCCGCCGAACCTCGTACTACCGGCCGTTCTTCTTGGCCGGCTCAATCGTGTTGGCGACGGTGTCGTCGATTTGGACCATCGAGCGCGTCTTCGCCACCGACTTCGGAATCAACGACTACGTAGACGCCGCCATCGAGTGGCCGCGGGTTCTGGTTCTGATTGCCGCGTTCACCGCCGTCGCCGCGATTTT
- a CDS encoding phosphopantetheine-binding protein: MTPLQLQAELCALINDELSLDPDVEVASDTDLLETEALDSLGVVQIVDWLSDRLGVEVPPSEVTVDNFGTVARMVDLATRLQR; the protein is encoded by the coding sequence ATGACACCTCTCCAGCTCCAAGCAGAACTCTGCGCCCTCATCAACGACGAACTGTCGCTGGATCCCGACGTCGAGGTCGCTTCTGATACCGACCTGCTGGAGACAGAAGCCCTCGACTCGCTCGGGGTGGTTCAAATCGTCGACTGGTTGAGCGATCGACTGGGCGTCGAGGTACCGCCCTCGGAGGTGACCGTGGACAACTTCGGGACCGTGGCTCGTATGGTCGACCTCGCCACGCGACTCCAACGGTGA
- a CDS encoding AMP-binding protein: MAEHGTIAGLLRRAADKMPAGAAYTAQGVDLTWEQANRAATSLAAQLCAAGVSPGDRVVLASPKTIESHLTIHALLDLGASVVPVDPRSPASHVADIVRASQASTVVASAKVLQKLDRVAPSPRCVAAPEFGSDDAELTIDTAGETTAHRLPHRARPSDEAYIIFTSGSTGVPKGIVHTHRSARAYADAAVVAHSLGDGDTIAGIAPLHFDMSTLELYAAPLAMCCIAPVPDKVLRFPASVIDHSRRHGCTVWYLVPTLLRALLDQGALSAADVPSLRLIAYAGEPCPPSTVARLMQILPEVDIQNAYGPAETNVVSVLDVAPEHARLDAIPIGEPWPGALFDIRDVQTMQTTNTSVGELWLSADTMMDGYLARPDLTRDRTQTDDAGRVWYRTGDLVRTTEHGVVFEGRVDNQVKIRGVRLELDAIESTLESFPGVATVVVAPHPADSPTELLAAVGCSAPVQLSDLRKHATSLLTPPAIPTSWMITGSADMPKTSSGKTDRKKIRADLAAMRNETKRT, translated from the coding sequence GTGGCGGAACACGGCACCATTGCAGGCCTGCTGAGGCGCGCGGCTGACAAGATGCCAGCTGGCGCCGCCTACACAGCACAAGGCGTCGATCTGACGTGGGAACAAGCGAATCGGGCCGCGACCAGCCTCGCCGCCCAACTCTGCGCCGCGGGTGTCTCGCCCGGCGACCGCGTGGTCTTGGCTTCACCGAAGACCATCGAATCACACCTGACCATCCATGCACTTCTGGACCTCGGCGCGTCCGTTGTGCCCGTCGACCCCCGCTCGCCTGCGTCACATGTCGCGGACATCGTGAGGGCCAGCCAGGCATCGACCGTCGTCGCCAGTGCCAAGGTGCTGCAAAAACTCGACCGTGTCGCGCCCTCCCCAAGGTGTGTCGCTGCACCCGAGTTCGGAAGCGACGACGCGGAGCTGACGATCGACACGGCCGGCGAGACCACAGCGCATCGGCTCCCGCACAGAGCGAGGCCCAGCGACGAGGCCTACATCATCTTCACGTCGGGCTCGACCGGCGTCCCGAAGGGCATCGTGCACACCCACAGAAGCGCACGGGCCTACGCCGACGCGGCGGTGGTTGCACACTCGCTCGGGGACGGCGACACCATCGCCGGCATCGCACCGCTGCATTTCGACATGTCGACCCTCGAGCTGTACGCGGCTCCGCTGGCAATGTGTTGCATAGCGCCGGTGCCGGACAAGGTTCTGCGGTTTCCGGCCAGCGTCATCGACCACAGCAGACGCCACGGCTGCACGGTCTGGTACCTGGTACCAACGCTGTTGCGGGCGCTGCTCGACCAAGGCGCTCTCTCCGCCGCCGACGTACCCTCCCTACGCTTGATCGCCTACGCCGGCGAGCCGTGCCCGCCTTCTACGGTGGCGAGGTTGATGCAGATCCTGCCCGAGGTCGATATCCAGAATGCCTACGGCCCGGCCGAAACGAACGTCGTGTCGGTGCTGGACGTCGCCCCCGAGCACGCACGACTAGACGCCATTCCCATAGGTGAACCTTGGCCGGGGGCGTTGTTTGACATCCGCGACGTGCAGACGATGCAGACCACCAACACATCCGTCGGTGAGCTGTGGCTGAGCGCAGACACGATGATGGACGGCTATCTCGCCCGGCCCGACCTGACCCGAGACCGGACCCAGACAGACGACGCTGGAAGGGTCTGGTATCGCACAGGCGACCTGGTGCGCACTACCGAACACGGGGTCGTGTTCGAGGGCCGGGTCGACAACCAGGTGAAGATCAGAGGCGTGAGGCTCGAACTCGATGCGATCGAATCCACTCTGGAGTCATTCCCTGGGGTTGCGACGGTGGTCGTGGCGCCTCACCCGGCCGATTCGCCGACAGAGCTGCTGGCGGCCGTGGGGTGTTCAGCCCCTGTGCAGCTATCGGACCTGCGCAAACACGCAACGTCTTTGTTGACCCCGCCCGCCATTCCCACATCTTGGATGATCACCGGTTCCGCCGACATGCCAAAGACGTCCAGCGGCAAGACGGATCGCAAGAAGATTCGAGCGGATCTGGCGGCGATGCGAAACGAAACGAAACGAACATGA
- a CDS encoding acyl-CoA dehydrogenase family protein has product MVDDQDDDDLFVAAFLDPDHSEIIAAADWAAKYLVRRDSFDRSVWSTAAEGGYLGIHMPLHVGGSGASPVRALMAFEGLGRGADDFGMVFSLASQLFATQSAIVEGGTPEQISQWLPPLVSGDKIMAFAMSEPDAGSDTGSITTTALPHGDRYRIAGTKTWTTLAPVADEALVFANTDPSKGRWGITAFRVPLDLPGVVVGKPIEKMGMGSCPFGEIHFDDVEVGPEAVLGAVGAGQRIFAAAVEIERAFLYAAQLGRMRRLVDLMIERSRQREQFGKPIGQYQGVSHRIVDAMAELEAARLLVYKAAALYERRRPIGMASALAKLRVSEKAVEVAVSAMRVFGAEGYVTEVGIESEIRDALAGLAYSGTSEIQKNIVAGLAAIGRPVRRASRGE; this is encoded by the coding sequence ATGGTTGACGATCAAGACGACGACGACCTGTTTGTCGCGGCGTTCCTCGACCCCGACCACTCCGAGATCATCGCTGCTGCAGATTGGGCTGCGAAGTATCTGGTGCGGCGCGACAGCTTCGACCGCTCCGTGTGGTCGACGGCCGCCGAAGGTGGATACCTCGGCATCCACATGCCGTTGCACGTTGGTGGCTCGGGGGCCAGCCCGGTCCGTGCGTTGATGGCCTTCGAGGGGTTGGGCCGCGGCGCCGATGACTTCGGCATGGTCTTCTCGCTCGCCTCGCAGCTGTTCGCAACCCAGTCGGCGATCGTCGAGGGTGGCACTCCAGAGCAGATATCGCAGTGGCTGCCTCCGCTCGTGTCCGGCGACAAGATCATGGCCTTCGCCATGAGCGAACCCGACGCCGGCAGCGACACCGGTTCGATCACCACAACCGCGTTGCCGCACGGCGACCGCTACAGAATCGCAGGCACCAAGACCTGGACGACCCTGGCGCCCGTGGCCGACGAGGCGCTCGTCTTCGCCAACACCGACCCGTCCAAGGGTCGCTGGGGTATCACCGCGTTCCGAGTTCCACTCGATCTGCCGGGTGTCGTCGTAGGCAAGCCCATCGAGAAGATGGGAATGGGCTCGTGCCCCTTTGGCGAGATCCACTTCGACGACGTCGAAGTGGGCCCCGAAGCAGTTCTTGGTGCCGTGGGCGCTGGTCAGAGAATCTTCGCGGCCGCCGTCGAGATCGAGCGCGCCTTCTTGTACGCCGCTCAGCTGGGCCGGATGAGAAGGCTCGTGGACCTCATGATCGAGCGGTCGCGTCAACGCGAACAATTCGGAAAGCCCATTGGCCAGTATCAGGGGGTATCGCACCGGATCGTCGATGCCATGGCCGAGCTCGAAGCCGCTCGGCTGTTGGTCTACAAGGCGGCGGCACTGTACGAGCGGCGTCGTCCGATCGGCATGGCCAGCGCACTCGCGAAGCTCAGGGTCAGCGAGAAGGCCGTGGAGGTCGCCGTATCGGCGATGCGGGTCTTCGGCGCCGAGGGCTACGTGACCGAGGTCGGAATTGAGTCCGAGATCCGCGACGCTCTTGCAGGTCTCGCCTACTCGGGTACCTCAGAAATCCAAAAGAACATCGTTGCCGGGCTTGCTGCCATAGGCCGACCCGTCCGCCGAGCCAGTCGAGGTGAGTAG